In Phlebotomus papatasi isolate M1 chromosome 1, Ppap_2.1, whole genome shotgun sequence, the following proteins share a genomic window:
- the LOC129799908 gene encoding activating signal cointegrator 1, with protein MNRELQANLSNILGLEIPEEMIQHILSLRSPNEVDEYFSTLLDYSCEDHVRFVSNFKEQRYKEKSRDSKKKGAIAKTPAPPGPADNSRKDSGKAEGEKSKKKNKFTNLYSAGGKVSEIMLKGRHLCNCQASKHKLVNNCLNCGRIVCEQEGPGPCLFCGTSVKRTEDTEYGNEKPEPSTKGNGTKPKVTKDKEDAIAQRNRLLGYDRQSEKRTTVIDDEADYFKANSVWLSDQEREKMQKLEEELRDRKHANRLRHKYKFDFSGRQILDDEDILDYDAYENIQNIPQSHSQGKALKEIDMNQLKFDESFPEVNPNDSKHTKFTTSKIQDKMLIELSDQGCCLSMHQPWASLLVLGIKKHEGRSWYTSHRGRLWIASTAKPANPEEVKQIEDFYRRFYGNDNLKFPTQYPSGSLLGHVTVENCISQEDYSLEYPAGESESPFVFICTNPVQLPVFFPISGKHKIYKLDSNVHVAAVKSLQKNGML; from the exons ATGAACAGAGAACTTCAGGCCAATCTCTCCAACATTTTGGGATTGGAAATCCCTGAAGAAATGATCca GCATATCCTGTCTCTGAGATCTCCTAATGAAGTGGATGAGTACTTCAGTACCCTCCTGGATTATTCCTGCGAGGATCACGTGAGATTCGTTAGTAATTTCAAAGAGCAGAGGTATAAGGAGAAATCGAGGGATTCGAAGAAAAAGGGAGCTATTGCTAAGACTCCTGCTCCTCCAGGTCCTGCAGATAATTCCAGGAAGGACAGTGGGAAGGCAGAAGGTGAGAAATCgaagaagaagaataaattCACTAATTTATACAGTGCCGGAGGGAAGGTCAGTGAGATTATGCTGAAAGGGAGGCATTTGTGCAATTGCCAAGCATCGAAGCACAAACTAGTGAACAATTGCTTGAACTGTGGAAGAATTGTCTGTGAGCAGGAAGGTCCTGGACCTTGTCTCTTCTGTGGGACTTCAGTTAAGCGAACTGAAGACACAGAATACGGAAATGAGAAGCCAGAGCCGAGTACCAAGGGAAATGGAACCAAACCGAAAGTAACTAAAGACAAGGAAGATGCAATAGCTCAGAGGAATCGGCTCCTTGGCTATGACAGGCAGAGTGAGAAGAGGACAACGGTTATTGATGATGAAGCTGACTATTTCAAGGCAAATTCCGTGTGGTTGAGTGATCAGGAGAGGGAGAAGATGCAGAAACTCGAGGAGGAATTGAGAGATCGGAAGCATGCAAATCGCCTTCGTCACAAATACAAATTCGACTTTTCTGGCCGACAAATTCTCGATGATGAGGACATCCTTGACTATGATGCCTACGAAAATATCCAGAACATTCCTCAGTCGCATTCCCAAGGAAAGGCCCTCAAGGAAATCGATATGAATCAATTGAAATTCGATGAATCCTTCCCCGAAGTCAATCCCAACGACTCAAAGCACACAAAATTCACCACCAGCAAAATTCAGGATAAAATGCTCATTGAGCTATCCGATCAAGGATGTTGCCTTTCAATGCATCAACCCTGGGCATCTCTCCTTGTGCTCGGCATAAAGAAGCACGAAGGAAGATCCTGGTACACTTCACATCGCGGACGCCTCTGGATTGCATCAACAGCCAAGCCTGCCAATCCAGAAGAAGTCAAACAAATTGAGGACTTCTACAGACGCTTCTATGGCAACGATAACCTCAAATTCCCAACGCAGTACCCCTCCGGAAGCCTCCTGGGACATGTTACTGTTGAAAATTGCATCTCGCAGGAGGATTACTCACTTGAATATCCTGCAGGAGAGTCCGAGAGCCCTTTTGTCTTCATCTGCACCAATCCAGTTCAATTGCCCGTGTTTTTCCCTATAAgtggaaaacacaaaattt ATAAACTCGATAGCAATGTTCATGTGGCAGCTGTGAAGTCTCTCCAAAAAAACGGAATGCTGTAA
- the LOC129799912 gene encoding protein smoothened, which produces MMITINSVKIVFFFCFATFGPISCSPNYQSQLGPLGNSGSILPDGIPLVEVINGSTNFRIHRRRGKDEKTWFEGREMKHIYCGRHSKCEKLKETKCLGARLPYNYTSLDLSDSYSQEYTLDRLQSYLALKYVPKCWAVIQPFLCAVFMPKCETIRGQDFVYLPSLEMCRITMEPCRILYNTSFFPEFLKCNETVYPSKCNNDVREIKFNVTGQCLKPLIPSDTAANYYRDIDGCGLQCKDPLYTDDEHNQIHKLIGWGGSICLASNIFAIITFMIDWQNAKKHPALTIFYMNICYMMTCFGWLTQFTPGGREDIVCRKDGTLRHSEPSTGENLSCIVVFVLIYYFLIAAMVWFVIFLYAWHMSFKKIGKIHDKIDKKGSYFHLVAWSLPLVLTITIMALSEVDGNSVVGICFVGYLNHPMRALLLGPILGVLIIGGYFVSGGMLILVKLKVESKDIISARASNKIRESIVRMGLCTLFTLVIILATIVCHIHEFRNSGDWTASLRKFIICKITTSHYEDYGNTCKMESRPSVAILQLHLLCLFASGIVMSSWVWTPSTLGIWKRYIKGKFGYEVDQPVRMQKHKLIAQAFAKRKTFQEEGRLSISFRNTHTDPVGLNFNIDSAASQDFSSTWANNLPRFVNRRCALTGAVTSSSHEPRRNSMDSEISFSVRHVSVESRRNSVDSQVSVKIAEMKTKVASRGRGRKPKRIRRHDYGKDERCQELLKYTHNPELDIDSPKNTRNSGKFSTSNKSYKNTKRRSASAGLNRKEINSLLANGKILLPLLNNQKIISSDEENGSMASFHVKDSRLDVILKRIGNQEETSDEEESHDFTMQDSSVNMKEYNSTDDEKLMKQNDLSNAKNILDNVMSSNDDLAEDDKNHRESLNSINSERKNRSSRRSRKTRNEESKKDFQKSSDFGNYSFSSLDSEVSLAPPVHSSYSGGKSNSRNSKRSCDVGIQANAYEITTQLSLADGGNDKSENVENHPAICKKWPSEKGSRKNDDESTLSQTDKLKLLLLPSK; this is translated from the exons ATGATGATTACTATTAATTCAGTAAA GATTGTCTTCTTTTTCTGTTTTGCCACATTTGGACCAATCTCCTGCTCCCCAAATTACCAGAGTCAGCTGGGACCTTTGGGGAACAGTGGGAGTATATTGCCAGATGGTATTCCTCTGGTGGAAGTCATCAATGGCTCAACGAATTTCCGGATTCACCGGAGAAGGGGCAAGGATGAGAAGACGTGGTTTGAGGGTAGGGAGATGAAGCATATTTATTGTGGGAGGCATTCAAAGTGTGAGAAGTTGAAGGAGACCAAGTGTCTGGGAGCAAGACTGCCATATAATTATACGAGTCTGGATCTATCTGACAGCTACAGTCAGGAATATACTCTGGATCGTCTTCAGTCCTATCTGGCTCTTAAGTATGTGCCAAAGTGTTGGGCTGTGATTCAGCCATTTCTCTGTGCTGTATTCATGCCTAAGTGTGAGACAATCCGGGGACAGGATTTTGTCTATTTGCCATCATTGGAAATGTGTAGGATTACAATGGAACCCTGCAGGATTCTCTACAATACCAGTTTCTTTCCGGAGTTCCTGAAGTGCAATGAGACTGTGTATCCGTCAAAGTGTAATAATGACGTCCGGGAGATTAAGTTTAATGTTACGGGGCAGTGTCTGAAGCCATTGATACCATCGGATACTGCTGCGAATTACTACAGGGATATCGATGGATGTGGGCTTCAGTGCAAGGATCCCCTGTACACAGATGACGAGCACAATCAGATTCACAAACTTATTGGTTGGGGAGGGAGTATTTGCCTAGCTAGCAATATCTTTGCCATTATCACTTTCATGATTGACTGGCAGAATGCCAAGAAACATCCAGCTTTGACTATTTTCTACATGAACATCTGCTACATGATGACATGCTTCGGATGGCTGACACAATTTACTCCCGGAGGCAGGGAGGACATTGTTTGCCGGAAAGATGGGACTTTGAGGCATTCTGAGCCAAGTACTGGAGAGAATCTCTCCTGTATTGTGGTTTTTGTCCTCATTTACTACTTCCTGATTGCGGCAATGGTGTGGTTTGTGATCTTTCTCTATGCCTGGCACATGAGTTtcaagaaaattgggaaaatcCATGATAAGATCGACAAGAAGGGATCCTACTTCCATCTAGTCGCCTGGTCACTTCCCCTAGTGCTCACTATCACAATTATGGCTCTGAGTGAAGTTGATGGGAATAGTGTGGTGGGAATCTGTTTCGTTGGATACCTCAATCATCCCATGAGGGCACTCCTCCTTGGTCCAATTCTCGGAGTTCTGATCATTGGAGGGTATTTTGTGAGTGGTGGGATGTTGATCCTGGTGAAACTCAAAGTCGAATCTAAAGATATTATCTCAGCCAGAGCCAGCAATAAAATCCGGGAATCTATTGTCCGGATGGGACTTTGTACTCTCTTCACCCTCGTCATCATACTAGCCACAATTGTCTGTCACATTCACGAATTCCGGAATTCCGGAGATTGGACAGCAAGCTTAAGAAAATTCATCATTTGCAAAATTACAACATCTCACTACGAAGATTATGGGAATACCTGCAAAATGGAATCGCGTCCAAGCGTGGCCATTTTGCAACTTCATCTCCTGTGCCTCTTTGCCTCAGGGATTGTGATGAGTTCCTGGGTCTGGACACCATCGACCCTGGGCATTTGGAAGAGGTATATCAAGGGGAAATTTGGCTATGAAGTCGATCAGCCAGTTCGGATGCAGAAGCACAAGCTAATTGCTCAGGCTTTTGCCAAGAGGAAGACTTTTCAGGAGGAAGGGAGACTCTCAATCAGCTTCCGGAATACCCATACAGACCCCGTAGGGCTCAATTTCAACATTGATTCTGCTGCAAGTCAGGATTTCAGTTCCACATGGGCAAATAATCTTCCCAGATTTGTGAATAGGAGATGTGCTCTAACTGGAGCTGTAACATCATCAAGTCATGAACCACGGAGGAATTCCATGGATTCGGAGATAAGTTTCAGTGTCCGACACGTTTCCGTAGAGTCTAGGAGGAATTCTGTGGATTCTCAGGTGTCTGTGAAGATAGCTGAGATGAAGACAAAAGTGGCAAGCAGGGGAAGAGGGAGAAAGCCCAAGAGGATCCGGAGGCATGATTATGGAAAAGATGAACGATGTCAGGAACTCCTAAAGTACACCCACAATCCGGAACTTGATATCGATAGCCCTAAGAATACGAGAAATTCCGGAAAATTTAGCACATCGAACAAATCCTACAAAAACACCAAAAGGCGAAGTGCATCAGCTGGACTGAATCGCAAGGAAATTAACTCACTCCTGGCCAATGGAAAAATCCTCCTGCCCCTGCTGAACAATCAAAAAATAATCTCATCGGATGAAGAAAATGGTTCAATGGCGTCATTTCACGTCAAAGACTCCCGGCTGGATGTGATCCTGAAGAGAATTGGGAATCAGGAGGAGACAAGTGATGAGGAAGAAAGCCATGATTTTACAATGCAAGACAGCAGTGTCAATATGAAGGAGTACAATAGTACAGATGATGAGAAACTGATGAAACAAAATGATTTGTCCAATGCCAAAAATATCCTGGACAATGTAATGTCATCCAATGATGATCTAGCTGAAGATGACAAAAACCACCGAGAAAGTCTCAATAGTATTAACAGTGAACGAAAAAATAGATCATCTAGACGTTCAAGAAAGACTCGGAATGAGGAATCAAAGAAGGATTTCcagaaatcctcagattttgGGAATTACTCATTTTCCTCCCTGGATTCTGAGGTATCACTAGCCCCACCAGTTCACAGTTCCTATTCCGGTGGCAAGAGCAATTCCCGGAATAGCAAGAGGAGCTGCGATGTGGGCATTCAAGCCAATGCTTATGAGATCACAACGCAATTAAGTCTCGCTGATGGCGGAAATGACAAGAgtgaaaatgtagaaaatcaTCCGGCAATTTGCAAAAAGTGGCCATCGGAAAAGGGAAGCCGGAAAAATGACGATGAGTCAACATTAAGTCAGACTGATAAACTCAAACTCCTACTATTGCCATCCAAATGA
- the LOC129799913 gene encoding androgen-induced gene 1 protein-like, producing MAVSNSVRILFHLIATAMFWYAIQYEYKYVKIPVDQHPMARAIGGKFKYLTFLNAICQAIYYTIALVNDLIGSNKVAKSKLPVIRRVKDYIMVSLAFPLAANVSTTFWSLMFIDRELVFPKAFDAFVPSWLNHIMHTNILICIVIELFMSFRKYPSRREGMLGLVLFMLGYLIWIHVIRHYSGVWVYPILAVLPFPMRIVFFVVVIGLTALFYILGEFMNNTIWTKELKTLKSSKNK from the exons ATGGCCGTGTCGAATTCTGTTCGGATTCTCTTTCATCTCATTGCAACGGCAATGTTTTGGTACGCCATCCAATATGAGTACAAATATGTTAAAATTCCCGTGGATCAACATCCAATGGCTAGAGCCATTGGAGGAAAGTTTAAGTACTTAACTTTCCTCAATGCA ATTTGCCAGGCAATTTACTACACAATTGCCCTTGTGAATGACTTGATTGGCTCCAATAAGGTAGCTAAATCCAAATTGCCTGTGATCCGGAGGGTAAAGGATTACATAATGGTATCTCTTGCCTTTCCCTTGGCTGCCAATGTTAGCACCACCTTCTGGAGTCTTATGTTCATTGATAGGGAACTCGTATTCCCCAAAGCCTTCGATGCCTTTGTACCATC ATGGCTTAATCACATAATGCATACCAATATTCTAATTTGCATTGTGATCGAATTATTCATGTCATTCCGCAAATATCCGAGCCGCCGTGAGGGCATGCTAGGCCTCGTACTCTTCATGCTAGGCTATTTAATTTGGATTCACGTCATCCGTCACTATTCCGGAGTCTGGGTTTACCCAATTCTAGCAGTCCTACCATTCCCCATGCGCATTGTCTTCTTTGTCGTGGTCATTGGATTGACTGCACTTTTCTACATTCTTGGAGAATTCATGAACAACACCATTTGGACCAAAGAATTAAAGACACTTAAATCATCCAAGAACAAGTAG
- the LOC129799914 gene encoding adenylate kinase isoenzyme 5 isoform X1 → MGICLDTEANSAAQDAEDPGSDWKGGGRRRSTILHTPLSGNFPMQNAGKVKFDPPKVPVIFVLGGPGSGKVTHCDTLMQEKRGVVHINMMDLLQQYAIGNDMQDFSQLSSKTVTEVLMLEMKMAPAAKAYLVSGFPRSMRDVVEYTEKIQVVNGVVLISWRQAVLQKQIDYGAKLGHVVLSLAKMELENFFKNVMPVADYFDQSDLLLAVNGERSPSEVYKDFREAVLEILGAQENQEALLNGIAGMGRGSNEIPGSIVSVETAPGHSKVVTVDDTTYEPEADQHRYDESAIKKLDIIPPVIFIIGGPGSNKASLCVKAIGINPGWGHISVGRLFRSLAESEAKPNTEAFLVKEAIAAGELVSNNVIERLLQDNFVKMRDKKGILVDGYPRDLEQLNTFEEKFKQNPQIILLDCSKLQLGRGRLDDTVSSFRRRLELFREKTLPMLKQIDSTGRLTIVDGDTDSPSVAREFERVIRQLIQNIDDKGRQGNQEKYGGTTTTTGQLYGPSRRSQAHNNPEMEDYNSAPGVVPTISGQMDNQRMHEDISRPLNGHIPNGKPNLRAMLRDANDYPLDSHI, encoded by the exons ATGGGCATTTGTTTGGACACAG AAGCAAATTCTGCTGCACAGGATGCCGAAGATCCAGGTTCAGATTGGAAGGGTGGAGGCAGAAGAAGATCAACTATCCTCCATACACCACTCAGTGGGAATTTTCCCATGCAGAATGCTGGAAAAGTAAAATTCGATCCTCCAAAAGTGCCTGTAATATTTGTCTTAG GTGGTCCAGGTAGTGGCAAAGTAACTCATTGTGATACACTAATGCAGGAAAAACGAGGTGTTGTGCATATCAACATGATGGATTTGCTTCAACAATATGCAATTGGCAATG ATATGCAAGATTTCTCCCAGCTCTCGTCCAAAACAGTCACAGAAGTTCTAATGCTGGAGATGAAAATGGCACCGGCTGCTAAAGCTTATCTTGTATCAGGATTCCCTCGATCAATGAGGGATGTTGTTGAGTATACAGAAAAG ATTCAAGTGGTCAATGGAGTAGTATTAATTTCCTGGAGACAAGCTgtattgcaaaaacaaatagATTATGGTGCAAAGTTGGGTCATGTTGTGCTGTCCCTGGCCAAAATGGAGTTGGAGAATTTTTTCAAGAATGTTATGCCAGTGGCAGATTATTTTGACCAGAGTGATTTATTGTTGGCGGTGAATGGTGAGAGATCCCCATCGGAGGTCTATAAAGATTTCCGTGAAGCTGTATTGGAAATTTTGGGTGCTCAAGAGAATCAGGAGGCCCTCCTAAATGGGATTGCAGGTATGGGACGTGGCTCCAATGAAATTCCTGGCAGTATAGTTAGTGTAGAAACTGCTCCTGGTCACAGTAAGGTCGTTACAGTAGATGATACCACGTACGAACCTGAAGCTGACCAGCATCGGTATGATGAGAGTGCCATTAAGAAATTAGACATCATACCACCAGTTATATTCATTATTGGTGGTCCGGGAAGCAATAAGGCATCACTGTGTGTCAAGGCGATTGGAATTAATCCTGGATGGGGTCATATAAG TGTTGGTCGTCTTTTCCGATCATTGGCTGAATCAGAAGCCAAGCCAAATACAGAGGCATTCCTGGTGAAGGAGGCAATAGCAGCTGGTGAACTAGTGTCTAATAATGTCATTGAGAGACTCCTACAAGATAACTTTGTCAAGATGAGGGACAAGAAGGGAATTCTCGTGGATGGGTATCCGAGAGATCTTGAGCAATTGAATACCTTTGAGGAAAAG TTCAAGCAAAATCCTCAGATTATCCTTCTTGATTGTTCAAAGTTGCAATTGGGCCGGGGACGTCTCGATGATACAGTAAGTTCATTTAGACGTCGTCTGGAATTATTCCGGGAGAAGACACTGCCAATGCTTAAGCAAATAGATAGTACAGGTCGTCTGACGATT GTGGATGGTGATACAGATAGTCCATCAGTTGCACGTGAATTCGAAAGGGTTATAAGGCAACTGATTCAGAATATCGATGATAAAGGTCGTCAGGGAAATCAAGAGAAATACGGTGGCACAACAACGACTACAGGACAATTGTATGGACCCAGTCGGAGGAGTCAAGCTCACAATAATCCAGAAATGGAGGATTATAACTCAGCACCAGGTGTTGTGCCCACAATTAGTGGCCAAATGGATAATCAACGCATGCACGAAGATATTTCGCGGCCCCTAAATGGGCACATACCAAATGGGAAGCCCAATTTGAGGGCGATGCTGCGTGATGCAAATGATTATCCTCTAGACTCACACATTTAG
- the LOC129799914 gene encoding adenylate kinase isoenzyme 5 isoform X2, whose translation MQNAGKVKFDPPKVPVIFVLGGPGSGKVTHCDTLMQEKRGVVHINMMDLLQQYAIGNDMQDFSQLSSKTVTEVLMLEMKMAPAAKAYLVSGFPRSMRDVVEYTEKIQVVNGVVLISWRQAVLQKQIDYGAKLGHVVLSLAKMELENFFKNVMPVADYFDQSDLLLAVNGERSPSEVYKDFREAVLEILGAQENQEALLNGIAGMGRGSNEIPGSIVSVETAPGHSKVVTVDDTTYEPEADQHRYDESAIKKLDIIPPVIFIIGGPGSNKASLCVKAIGINPGWGHISVGRLFRSLAESEAKPNTEAFLVKEAIAAGELVSNNVIERLLQDNFVKMRDKKGILVDGYPRDLEQLNTFEEKFKQNPQIILLDCSKLQLGRGRLDDTVSSFRRRLELFREKTLPMLKQIDSTGRLTIVDGDTDSPSVAREFERVIRQLIQNIDDKGRQGNQEKYGGTTTTTGQLYGPSRRSQAHNNPEMEDYNSAPGVVPTISGQMDNQRMHEDISRPLNGHIPNGKPNLRAMLRDANDYPLDSHI comes from the exons ATGCAGAATGCTGGAAAAGTAAAATTCGATCCTCCAAAAGTGCCTGTAATATTTGTCTTAG GTGGTCCAGGTAGTGGCAAAGTAACTCATTGTGATACACTAATGCAGGAAAAACGAGGTGTTGTGCATATCAACATGATGGATTTGCTTCAACAATATGCAATTGGCAATG ATATGCAAGATTTCTCCCAGCTCTCGTCCAAAACAGTCACAGAAGTTCTAATGCTGGAGATGAAAATGGCACCGGCTGCTAAAGCTTATCTTGTATCAGGATTCCCTCGATCAATGAGGGATGTTGTTGAGTATACAGAAAAG ATTCAAGTGGTCAATGGAGTAGTATTAATTTCCTGGAGACAAGCTgtattgcaaaaacaaatagATTATGGTGCAAAGTTGGGTCATGTTGTGCTGTCCCTGGCCAAAATGGAGTTGGAGAATTTTTTCAAGAATGTTATGCCAGTGGCAGATTATTTTGACCAGAGTGATTTATTGTTGGCGGTGAATGGTGAGAGATCCCCATCGGAGGTCTATAAAGATTTCCGTGAAGCTGTATTGGAAATTTTGGGTGCTCAAGAGAATCAGGAGGCCCTCCTAAATGGGATTGCAGGTATGGGACGTGGCTCCAATGAAATTCCTGGCAGTATAGTTAGTGTAGAAACTGCTCCTGGTCACAGTAAGGTCGTTACAGTAGATGATACCACGTACGAACCTGAAGCTGACCAGCATCGGTATGATGAGAGTGCCATTAAGAAATTAGACATCATACCACCAGTTATATTCATTATTGGTGGTCCGGGAAGCAATAAGGCATCACTGTGTGTCAAGGCGATTGGAATTAATCCTGGATGGGGTCATATAAG TGTTGGTCGTCTTTTCCGATCATTGGCTGAATCAGAAGCCAAGCCAAATACAGAGGCATTCCTGGTGAAGGAGGCAATAGCAGCTGGTGAACTAGTGTCTAATAATGTCATTGAGAGACTCCTACAAGATAACTTTGTCAAGATGAGGGACAAGAAGGGAATTCTCGTGGATGGGTATCCGAGAGATCTTGAGCAATTGAATACCTTTGAGGAAAAG TTCAAGCAAAATCCTCAGATTATCCTTCTTGATTGTTCAAAGTTGCAATTGGGCCGGGGACGTCTCGATGATACAGTAAGTTCATTTAGACGTCGTCTGGAATTATTCCGGGAGAAGACACTGCCAATGCTTAAGCAAATAGATAGTACAGGTCGTCTGACGATT GTGGATGGTGATACAGATAGTCCATCAGTTGCACGTGAATTCGAAAGGGTTATAAGGCAACTGATTCAGAATATCGATGATAAAGGTCGTCAGGGAAATCAAGAGAAATACGGTGGCACAACAACGACTACAGGACAATTGTATGGACCCAGTCGGAGGAGTCAAGCTCACAATAATCCAGAAATGGAGGATTATAACTCAGCACCAGGTGTTGTGCCCACAATTAGTGGCCAAATGGATAATCAACGCATGCACGAAGATATTTCGCGGCCCCTAAATGGGCACATACCAAATGGGAAGCCCAATTTGAGGGCGATGCTGCGTGATGCAAATGATTATCCTCTAGACTCACACATTTAG